The following are encoded together in the bacterium genome:
- a CDS encoding HDOD domain-containing protein, which yields MSQVTRRRTWDTPQRSPVLERFYRELMAVESLPSAPEVAQRMLVAINREDVNLRALAQLIERDQSLAARLLRLANSALFAVRTRVTGISHAVTLLGFARVRDLVLGLSVWGALEGSTADSRRYRKKMWHHTSMVASAAKLLAERMRADGGQAFTAGLLHDVGKLVLGLRLGETYWSLLDDAGEMGGAAVAEHEAFGCNHATVGGWLLQLWGMPPALVEPVALHTEPLNPEFGLDLPAIVAMADRLVHSTDASGDISRQDILDELRAFAPGLLDADSWKEIWTALLKEQSSLGGMFED from the coding sequence GTGTCCCAGGTGACCCGCCGGCGCACGTGGGACACGCCCCAGCGGTCGCCCGTCCTCGAGCGCTTCTACCGCGAGCTGATGGCCGTCGAATCGCTGCCGTCCGCACCCGAGGTCGCGCAGCGCATGCTGGTGGCCATCAACCGCGAAGACGTCAACCTGCGCGCCCTGGCGCAGCTCATCGAGCGCGATCAGTCGCTCGCCGCCCGCCTGCTGCGCCTCGCGAACAGCGCGCTGTTCGCGGTGCGGACGCGGGTCACCGGCATCTCGCACGCGGTGACGCTGCTCGGCTTCGCACGCGTCCGCGACCTGGTGCTCGGCCTCAGCGTCTGGGGCGCCCTCGAGGGCTCGACCGCGGACAGCCGTCGCTACCGCAAGAAGATGTGGCATCACACCTCGATGGTGGCGTCGGCGGCGAAGCTGCTCGCCGAGCGCATGCGCGCCGACGGCGGCCAGGCCTTCACCGCCGGCCTCCTGCACGACGTCGGCAAGCTCGTCCTCGGCCTGCGGCTCGGCGAGACCTACTGGTCGCTGCTCGACGATGCCGGCGAGATGGGCGGCGCCGCCGTGGCCGAGCACGAGGCCTTCGGCTGCAACCACGCCACCGTGGGCGGCTGGCTGCTCCAGCTCTGGGGCATGCCGCCGGCGCTCGTCGAGCCGGTCGCGCTGCACACCGAGCCGCTGAACCCCGAGTTCGGCCTCGACCTGCCGGCCATCGTGGCGATGGCCGATCGCCTCGTGCACTCGACCGACGCGAGCGGCGACATCTCCCGCCAGGACATCCTCGACGAGCTCCGCGCCTTCGCGCCGGGCCTGCTCGACGCGGATTCGTGGAAGGAGATCTGGACCGCGCTCCTGAAGGAGCAGTCCTCGCTCGGCGGCATGTTCGAGGACTGA
- a CDS encoding acyl-CoA synthetase — MLGTRSMNLGLAQQAIAAGAPDRECIVTPTQRLTYGQLAGRARRLGNVLHAAGLGCRRERGELAGHESGQDHLGIYMLNCPEWIESMLGAYLARVAPFNVNYRYVDDELLYLLADAECTALVYHARYAPVLARLRDRLPKLRLLLQVADESGHPLLPGAQDYEAALAAAPDTRPPVEPSSDDLYILYTGGTTGAPKGVLWRQEDIYHAAMTGGAPGMPGAASVGDLAQEAVSSGGFMRTLTTPPLMHGAAQWLAFGSLHKGGTVVLQGKPEKLDPVDVLTLVEREGCNTLTLVGDAFARPIVDELRRKAYDLSRLFVIGSGGAILSPHMKEALLELVPHAMVVDGFGSSETGAHGSLATRAGDDAKTGKFAMSNTLILTSDLSGELPQDSTETGWLARVGHMPLGYFKDAAKTAKTFVAIAGTRYAVPGDHAQYNPDGSINVLGRGSVCINSGGEKIYPEEIEQVLRKHAQVYDAVVVGTPDERFGEQVTAVVQPRPGARLEPAELANFAGQHLARYKLPKTFVVVDEMVRSPSGKPDYRWAKQRGMEARGLA; from the coding sequence ATGCTTGGTACCCGGTCCATGAATCTCGGACTCGCCCAGCAGGCCATCGCAGCCGGAGCCCCCGACCGCGAGTGCATCGTCACCCCGACGCAACGTCTCACCTACGGCCAGCTGGCCGGGCGCGCCCGCCGGCTCGGCAACGTGCTGCACGCCGCCGGCCTCGGCTGCCGCCGCGAGCGCGGCGAGCTGGCCGGGCACGAGTCGGGCCAGGACCACCTCGGCATCTACATGCTGAACTGCCCCGAGTGGATCGAGTCGATGCTGGGCGCGTACCTGGCGCGGGTCGCGCCGTTCAACGTCAACTACCGCTACGTCGACGACGAGCTGCTCTACCTGCTGGCCGACGCCGAGTGCACGGCGCTCGTCTACCACGCCCGCTACGCCCCGGTGCTGGCGCGCCTGCGCGACCGGCTGCCGAAGCTGCGCCTGCTGCTCCAGGTCGCCGACGAGTCCGGCCATCCGCTGCTGCCCGGAGCCCAGGATTACGAGGCGGCCCTCGCCGCCGCGCCCGACACGCGCCCGCCGGTCGAGCCGTCGTCCGACGACCTCTACATCCTCTACACCGGCGGCACGACGGGCGCGCCGAAGGGCGTCCTCTGGCGCCAGGAGGACATCTACCACGCGGCGATGACCGGCGGCGCACCGGGCATGCCGGGGGCGGCGAGCGTCGGGGATCTCGCGCAGGAGGCGGTCTCGAGCGGCGGCTTCATGCGGACGCTGACCACGCCGCCGCTCATGCACGGCGCGGCGCAGTGGCTGGCCTTCGGGTCGCTGCACAAGGGCGGCACCGTCGTCCTGCAGGGCAAGCCCGAGAAGCTCGATCCCGTCGACGTGCTGACGCTGGTCGAGCGCGAGGGCTGCAACACGCTGACGCTGGTGGGCGACGCCTTCGCGCGCCCCATCGTCGACGAGCTGCGGCGCAAGGCCTACGACCTGTCGCGCCTGTTCGTCATCGGCTCCGGCGGCGCCATCCTGTCGCCGCACATGAAGGAAGCGCTGCTCGAGCTCGTGCCGCACGCGATGGTCGTCGACGGCTTCGGCTCGTCCGAGACCGGCGCCCACGGCTCGCTCGCCACCCGTGCCGGCGACGACGCCAAGACCGGCAAGTTCGCCATGTCGAACACGCTCATCCTGACGAGCGACCTCTCCGGCGAGCTGCCGCAGGACTCGACCGAGACCGGCTGGCTCGCCCGCGTCGGCCACATGCCGCTCGGCTACTTCAAGGACGCGGCGAAGACCGCGAAGACCTTCGTCGCGATCGCGGGCACGCGCTACGCCGTCCCCGGCGATCACGCCCAGTACAACCCCGACGGCTCGATCAACGTCCTCGGCCGCGGCTCGGTCTGCATCAACTCGGGCGGCGAGAAGATATACCCCGAGGAGATCGAGCAGGTGCTGCGCAAGCACGCGCAGGTCTACGACGCCGTCGTCGTCGGCACGCCCGACGAGCGCTTCGGCGAGCAGGTGACGGCGGTCGTGCAGCCGCGCCCCGGCGCCCGCCTCGAGCCCGCCGAGCTCGCCAACTTCGCCGGCCAGCATCTCGCCCGCTACAAGCTCCCGAAGACGTTCGTCGTGGTCGACGAGATGGTCCGCAGTCCCAGCGGCAAGCCGGACTACCGCTGGGCGAAACAGCGGGGCATGGAGGCGCGCGGGCTGGCGTAA
- a CDS encoding zinc-binding dehydrogenase translates to MRSVWIPKAGPPEVLELREAPDPVPTAGQVLLRVRAAGVNFADVSARMGFYPDAPPFPCVVGYEVSGTIERLGPGVEGFAPGQRVLALTRFGGYTDMLAVPAAQVFPMPDAMSFEQGAAIPVNYLTAVLMLYRFGNLQPGETVLVHAAAGGVGHAALQLCKAVGARVIGTASASKHAGLKAAGVAECIDYRSEDFEQAVRRITGGRGVDVVLDATGAFRKSYRCLAPLGRLVCFGLSSASSGTEPSKLRALAAIVKLPWFHPIKLMNDNKAVIGVNLGHLWEHIDMLRREMRTLIDGFEKGTIAPVVHAAVPLAEAAKAHRMLQERVNVGKVLLVS, encoded by the coding sequence ATGCGCTCCGTCTGGATTCCCAAGGCCGGTCCGCCCGAGGTGCTCGAGCTACGCGAGGCGCCCGATCCGGTCCCGACCGCCGGCCAGGTGCTGCTGCGCGTCCGCGCCGCCGGCGTCAACTTCGCCGACGTCTCCGCGCGCATGGGCTTCTACCCCGACGCGCCGCCGTTCCCCTGCGTCGTCGGCTACGAGGTCTCCGGCACGATCGAGCGCCTCGGGCCGGGCGTCGAGGGCTTCGCGCCCGGGCAGCGCGTCCTCGCGCTCACCCGCTTCGGCGGCTACACGGACATGCTCGCCGTTCCCGCCGCACAGGTGTTCCCGATGCCCGACGCGATGAGCTTCGAGCAGGGCGCCGCGATCCCGGTGAACTACCTGACGGCGGTGCTGATGCTCTACCGCTTCGGCAACCTGCAGCCGGGCGAGACGGTGCTCGTGCACGCCGCGGCGGGCGGCGTCGGCCATGCGGCGCTCCAGCTGTGCAAGGCGGTGGGCGCCCGCGTGATCGGCACGGCATCGGCGTCGAAGCACGCGGGGCTCAAGGCCGCCGGCGTCGCCGAGTGCATCGACTACCGCAGCGAGGACTTCGAGCAGGCCGTGCGACGCATCACCGGCGGGCGCGGGGTCGACGTCGTGCTCGACGCCACGGGCGCCTTCCGCAAGAGCTACCGCTGCCTCGCGCCGCTCGGGCGTCTCGTGTGCTTCGGACTGTCGTCGGCGTCGAGCGGCACCGAGCCGAGCAAGCTGCGCGCGCTGGCGGCGATCGTGAAGCTGCCCTGGTTCCATCCGATCAAGCTGATGAACGACAACAAGGCGGTCATCGGCGTGAACCTCGGCCACCTCTGGGAGCACATCGACATGCTGCGCCGCGAGATGCGGACGCTGATCGACGGCTTCGAGAAGGGCACGATCGCGCCCGTGGTCCACGCGGCGGTGCCGCTCGCCGAGGCGGCGAAGGCGCACCGCATGCTCCAGGAGCGGGTGAACGTCGGGAAGGTGCTGCTGGTCTCGTAG
- a CDS encoding aminoacyl-tRNA deacylase: protein MPTRTNAMRLLDARGIAYRAVEYDAGRKFHDAVEVAALLGAPLDSVWKTLVVLREDGGRPCLVMIPAAMHLDLKRCARAVATKAVRMASQREAEKLTGLQVGGISALMLVGKPFDVWIDDSVELLGTVHVSAGVRGLDLELRVADLLAVTGAQRADVAGA from the coding sequence ATGCCCACGCGCACCAACGCCATGCGCCTGCTCGACGCGCGCGGCATCGCGTACCGCGCGGTCGAGTACGACGCTGGGCGGAAGTTCCACGACGCGGTCGAGGTGGCCGCGCTCCTCGGGGCGCCGCTCGACAGCGTGTGGAAGACGCTGGTCGTGCTGCGCGAGGACGGCGGGCGGCCGTGCCTCGTCATGATCCCGGCGGCCATGCACCTCGATCTCAAGCGTTGCGCCCGCGCCGTGGCGACGAAGGCGGTGCGGATGGCGTCGCAGCGCGAGGCGGAGAAGCTGACGGGGCTCCAGGTGGGCGGCATCTCGGCGCTCATGCTCGTCGGCAAGCCGTTCGACGTGTGGATCGACGACAGCGTCGAGCTGCTGGGCACGGTACACGTGAGTGCCGGCGTCCGCGGCCTCGATCTGGAGCTCCGGGTCGCGGATCTCCTGGCGGTGACGGGGGCGCAGCGGGCCGACGTCGCCGGGGCGTGA